One window of Nymphaea colorata isolate Beijing-Zhang1983 chromosome 1, ASM883128v2, whole genome shotgun sequence genomic DNA carries:
- the LOC116257049 gene encoding nucleobase-ascorbate transporter 12-like translates to MASSFPPKRARPGPWPPTSHNDASATTTTKGAMAPSWAKQSGFKVRFSGEPAAGTRDSGQAVVLPSQEHVVQTDLESGRPRSTPSSATAVANGVPELEKMQPASARSAGTKRRDSDVTAPRSARVDPLPRPPGRQDEHEPSPRMRGDDRSSPRSSYVKYELRDSPGLVPVVLYGIQHYVSMVGSLILTPLIIVPAMGGNNDDTATVVSTVLLLSGITTLLHTHFGSRLPLIQGPSFVYLAPALTIINSDDFHGQNGASFKHIMKALQGAILISSAFQMVLGYSGLMAILLRLISPVVVTATVTAVGLSFYSYGFTEVGSCVEIGLPQILLVIIFALYLRKVSVFGHRIFTIYAVPLGLVITWAYAFLLTEAGIYSYKGCNLNIPESNIVSEACRKHVPKMKSCRVDTSHALKASPWFRFPYPFQWGTPVFHWKMALVMCAVSIIASVDSVGSYHASSLLVASKPPSPGILSRGIGLEGLSSVLASLWGTGTGSSTLTENIHTIAVTRMGSRRSVELGACILIILSMIGKIGGFIASIPLVIVAALTCFMWAMLAALGLSSLRYSDARSSRNIVIVGLSLVLSLSIPAYFQQYGRLPSANHSVPGYFLPYTVASHGPFRTKHDGVNYVLNTLLSFHMVIAFLISVVLDNTVPGSSHERGVYVWTRATAARQERDVAKDYELPYRCGGVFGWVKWVGLIKYLLQLPMAPCHLGGFSDGRFRVGVGSYNISYQTPPSPLSLAPPLPSQLPFSPSSSLSPGEAPHKTKHKEKGRANAMQSLSFTNSISLVEHHLIFSSGHHPKKQPYLSMPGHRCKIHCVYRPPDPTSFSGGAGGPSRADWQSSCAILSSQVAVSQQQETEKPEPPPPAPPSPSLDLTKVNGHGSLDLVPLSSKLPKPLTIADLSPAPMHGSELRVAYQGVPGAYSEAAAQKAYPNCEAIPCDQFEVAFQAVELWLADRAVLPVENSLGGSIHRNYDLLLRHRLHIVGEVQLPVHHCLLALPGVRKEYLTRVISHPQALAQCELTLTKLGLNVAREAVDDTAGAAEFVSANGLRDTAAIASSRAAELYGLNVLADGIQDDSSNVTRFVMLAREPIVPRTDRPFKTSIVFAEDKGTSVLFKVLSAFAFRNISLTKIESRPHRNRPIRLVDDANVGTAKHFEYMFYVDFEASMADVRAQNALAEVQEFTSFLRVLGSYPMDMTPWCPSRDDPPNSRHPQ, encoded by the exons ATGGCATCGTCGTTTCCTCCCAAGCGTGCCCGGCCCGGTCCCTGGCCTCCGACCAGCCACAACGATGCCagtgccaccaccaccaccaaaggCGCAATGGCCCCCTCCTGGGCCAAGCAGTCCGGCTTCAAGGTCCGCTTCTCCGGAGAGCCCGCGGCTGGCACCCGCGATTCCGGTCAAGCTGTTGTTCTCCCATCCCAGGAGCACGTGGTGCAGACTGATTTGGAGTCCGGCCGTCCTCGCTCAACCCCTTCCTCTGCCACCGCCGTCGCCAATGGCGTCCCTGAACTGGAGAAAATGCAGCCCGCCAGCGCCCGGTCAGCGGGTACCAAAAGGCGGGATTCCGACGTCACCGCTCCCAGGAGCGCCCGCGTGGACCCCTTGCCCCGTCCACCTGGCCGCCAGGACGAGCACGAGCCCTCCCCGCGCATGCGGGGCGATGATCGATCCTCTCCCCGCAGCTCGTACGTGAAGTACGAGCTCAGGGACTCTCCAGGACTCG TACCCGTTGTGCTCTATGGAATACAGCATTACGTTTCCATGGTGGGTTCATTGATTCTGACACCTCTCATCATCGTACCGGCAATGGGAGGCAACAAT GATGATACTGCAACCGTGGTTTCAACCGTGCTGTTGTTGTCCGGAATAACGACGCTCCTGCACACTCATTTCGGATCGAGGTTGCCGTTGATACAGGGCCCATCATTTGTGTACCTTGCTCCCGCGCTCACGATAATCAACTCAGATGATTTTCACGGGCAAAACGGAGCT AGCTTCAAGCATATCATGAAGGCACTGCAGGGAGCTATATTAATCTCTTCTGCATTTCAAATGGTACTTGGATATAGTGGCTTAATGGCAATTCTTTTGAG GTTGATCAGTCCGGTTGTTGTAACAGCAACTGTGACTGCTGTTGGCCTCTCCTTTTATAGTTATGGCTTCACTGAAGTTGGTAGCTGTGTGGAGATTGGTTTGCCTCAGATATTATTAGTGATCATATTCGCTCTT taTCTCCGCAAGGTGTCCGTTTTTGGCCATCGGATATTTACAATATATGCA GTTCCCTTGGGCCTAGTAATCACATGGGCATATGCTTTCCTCCTTACAGAAGCTGGAATTTACAGCTACAAGGGTTGCAACTTAAACATTCCTGAATCAAATATAGTATCAGAGGCTTGCAGAAAGCATGTACCAAAGATGAAGAGCTGTCGTGTTGACACTTCACATGCACTAAAAGCTTCCCCATGGTTTCGATTTCCATATCCATTTCAATGGGGTACTCCTGTCTTTCATTGGAAGATGGCTCTTGTGATGTGTGCGGTATCAATAAttgcatcagttgattca GTTGGATCATATCATGCATCATCGTTGCTTGTGGCGTCAAAACCTCCAAGTCCAGGTATTCTAAGTCGCGGTATTGGTCTAGAAGGGTTGTCAAGTGTCTTGGCTAGCCTGTGGGGCACTGGAACTGGGTCAAGTACACTAACTGAAAATATACACACTATAGCTGTCACTAGAATGGGCAGTCGCAGATCAGTGGAACTGGGAGCATGCATTTTGATTATACTGTCTATGATTG GTAAAATTGGAGGATTCATCGCTTCAATTCCTCTAGTCATTGTTGCTGCCCTCACTTGCTTTATGTGGGCCATGCTTGCAGCCTTAGGGCTTTCAAGTTTACGATATAGTGATGCCAGAAGCTCTAGAAATATTGTCATTGTTGGGCTCTCACTGGTCTTATCTTTATCAATACCAGCTTATTTTCAGCAGTATGGGAGGCTGCCAAGTGCTAATCATTCTGTACCCGGCTATTTTCTTCCATATACGGTGGCGTCTCATGGACCATTTCGCACCAAACATGATGGA GTGAACTATGTGCTGAACACACTGCTCTCATTCCACATGGTGATTGCATTTTTAATAAGTGTCGTTCTAGACAATACTGTCCCTGGCAGCTCCCATGAACGTGGTGTGTATGTGTGGACTCGAGCAACAGCTGCAAGGCAGGAAAGAGATGTTGCCAAAGATTATGAGTTGCCTTACAGATGTGGTGGGGTTTTCGGATGGGTAAAATGGGTCGGCTTA ATCAAGTACCTTCTCCAGCTCCCCATGGCGCCATGCCATCTGGGAGGCTTCTCGGATGGGAG ATTCCGCGTGGGAGTTGGCAGCTATAACATCTCCTACCAAACCCCACCCTCTCCCCTCAGCTTGGCACCACCATTGCCATCCCAGCTTCCcttctccccctcctcctctctgtCTCCAGGGGAAGCGCCACACAAAACAAAACACAAGGAGAAAGGTCGCGCTAACGCAATGCAGTCGCTCTCCTTCACCAATTCCATATCGCTGGTCGAGCATCACCTCATCTTCTCCAGCGGCCACCACCCGAAGAAGCAGCCCTACCTCTCCATGCCTGGCCACAGGTGTAAGATCCACTGCGTATACCGGCCGCCGGATCCGACCAGCTTCTCCGGCGGGGCGGGTGGCCCCAGCCGAGCTGATTGGCAGAGCTCCTGCGCCATCCTCTCCAGCCAGGTGGCCGTATCCCAGCAGCAGGAGACCGAGAAGCCGGAACCGCCGCCGCCCGCACCCCCTTCGCCGTCCCTCGATCTCACCAAGGTTAACGGCCACGGATCCCTCGACCTCGTCCCCCTCTCCTCCAAGCTTCCCAAGCCGCTCACCATAGCCGATCTGTCGCCGGCCCCGATGCACGGGTCGGAGCTCCGCGTCGCCTACCAGGGCGTGCCCGGCGCGTACAGCGAGGCGGCCGCTCAGAAAGCATACCCGAACTGCGAGGCCATCCCCTGCGACCAGTTCGAGGTGGCTTTCCAGGCGGTGGAGCTCTGGCTTGCGGATCGCGCGGTGCTCCCCGTCGAGAATTCCCTAGGGGGCAGCATCCACCGGAACTACGACCTGCTCCTGCGGCACCGCCTCCACATCGTGGGCGAGGTGCAGCTTCCCGTCCACCACTGCTTGCTCGCCCTCCCTGGCGTCCGCAAGGAGTACCTCACCCGCGTCATCAGCCATCCGCAGGCCCTCGCGCAGTGCGAGCTTACCCTCACGAAGCTCGGCCTCAACGTGGCCCGCGAGGCCGTCGACGACACGGCCGGGGCGGCCGAGTTCGTCTCCGCCAACGGCCTGAGGGACACGGCGGCCATCGCCAGCTCGCGCGCCGCGGAGCTGTACGGTCTGAACGTTCTGGCGGACGGCATCCAGGACGACTCGAGTAACGTGACGCGGTTCGTGATGCTGGCGCGTGAGCCCATCGTCCCCCGGACCGACCGCCCCTTCAAGACCAGCATCGTCTTCGCCGAGGACAAGGGCACGTCCGTGCTCTTCAAGGTGCTCTCCGCCTTCGCCTTCCGCAACATCAGCCTCACCAAGATCGAATCCCGCCCACACCGCAACCGACCCATCCGCCTCGTGGACGACGCCAACGTCGGCACCGCCAAGCACTTCGAGTACATGTTCTACGTCGACTTCGAGGCGTCCATGGCGGACGTCCGGGCACAGAACGCTCTCGCCGAGGTCCAGGAGTTCACGTCCTTCCTCAGAGTCCTGGGCAGCTACCCCATGGACATGACCCCTTGGTGCCCCTCCCGCGACGATCCTCCCAACTCCCGTCACCCCCAATAG